In Lolium rigidum isolate FL_2022 chromosome 7, APGP_CSIRO_Lrig_0.1, whole genome shotgun sequence, the DNA window TGCTGATGGTTCGGAGGAATCAATGGACACTCTCTACATGACCTTGATTAATTATGATGGGGAGCATGGGTGCCGGTAGATTTGGTCGTCCGTATTGCCAGAAAGCAAGCGAATTCCCTGTACAAGCTGTCGCTGGGTATGTTCTGCCTTTTGCCATGGCCATAGCGAAGCAGAGTACCAGAACCGACGCATGGATCCGATTTCGTACATAAATACACGTCCCCCACAAGGGCCACACCGGAACCGTGTTGCCATCCTCTCCGTGTTGGCTCAATGCCTGGATCTTGTCACTGAAAGCCTGAATCCAAGCTTTCCCCAAAATCCAAATCCCAGCCCCACACCACTTCGCTACAGCTTCATCACAGGGAGCGAACCTGCACGGCCTCATCCGTCACCGTCGACCCTGTGGGGGCAGCAAGTGGCGCGAGCGATGGCCGGAAGTCCGGCCAAAAGCTCGAGTCCTTGTACCTGGTGACTCGTGAAGCAACGAACACGGCAGGAGATGACCAAACGAAGCCCTCGTTTGTTATCTTCCAGCAAGAATTACAGGCAGAAAAAAAATTATAGAATCGTCCTACTCTCATCTGTCTGGACAGACTAAACTACTTGGCTGAACTCGCCGTCCCTGCAAACGCCCACGTCgatggtcatcgtcttcctcgcaCCCTTGGGCGACGACATCACTCTACAGCAGTTCCTCCTCGGTGACTGCAACATCCATGTGAGCGAAGCATCATCAGAAAAAATTGCTAAACAAACCTTAATGACAAATCAATGTCTGAGAACAACAGATGGCATCAGCAATCATTAATTAGCATACAACATTCCCGCAGATAGTCAACCAACCAAACCTAGTATGCAATTATCAAACGTTTATGGTTTGCTAATATTTCTAGATTTGACATTGCAGTTCACCACTTGCCCGAATGCTACTCTCTGCTAAACTGTCTTCCTAAACCTTGCATACAACTAGTACTACTACTAGACTAAATTGATCATTGTCTTGTCTTTTAAACAGCAATTGGCCATGATTTGTCGTTGTATATCTACTGAAATGAAAATGAGGAATTGAGTTGGTACTAGAAGAAGAATTACCCGGTCCCATATCCCCGGGTCGGGCTTCTTGAGCACGACGATGCGGTCGAGATGCGCGTCCGGGTCGGTGATATTCCATCGGCACGGTGGCCGCGTCTCGTTTGCGGGGCGCCAGCGCTGGTAGCGCGTTACCGTTGTctccccgccgccgcgcgcgtccGGCGTGAGGTAGTAGACGGCGGGCTTGTGGCACGGGGTGCGCGCGAGGGGCCTGGTGTTGAACGCGTACGCCGTGTAGTCTGCGCGGCGGTACCAGTTGAGGAACGTCCTCGCCGGCATCTCCATCTCGCGCGGCGAGGTGACGCCCCTGGAGACCAGCACCGCGAAGCCCCAGGCCACGGACACGGTCCAGCGGTTGGCGCCGTCGTAGCAGATGGACTGCTGCATTATCCCCGCCGGGTCGAGCTTGACGGGCCCGGCGAAGAGCCTGCGGACCGCGGCGGGCCGGGAGGGAGAGTTTGGGAATAGGGGCGCGACGACGTCGAGGTGGTGCAGGGTGACGATGGGCGCCACGGGGTGCGCggcgaggaggccgaggaggtcCCCGTAGACGTCGTACTGGTGGAAGCCCGGGTGCTTGGTGAGCGGCACGCCGAGCTCCGCCATGCAGGCCTGGATCCGGTCGTCGCTGCCGTAGAGCGCCGGGTAGCGGCGGATGCAGCCGTCCTGGATCCgcgcgagggcctcggccagcggGCGGCTGATGGCGAACCCGCCGCCGCCGTAGGCCATCCCGTAGGAGAAGTAGATGTTCTGCAGGTGGCTCTCGGAGAGCGACCCGATGTAGTAGGGCTGGCGGTGGTCGAACCGGTTGAGGACGGCGAGCAGGTTGTCCGGGAAGAAGACGGTGTCGTCGTCGCCCATCACGAACCAGTGCACGTTGGGGAGGTCCAGGCGGAAGGTCTCGGAGACGATGCGCGAGATGCGGATGGCGGAGCGGTGGCCCCGGCGGTGCGTGTAGGGGAAGGCGGCGGTGTCGGAGGAGATTTTGAGGGCGGGGAGGTTGGTTGTGGAGGTGGAGAGGTTGGAGTCCGGCACGGCGCGGTCTAGCCAGACGTACCCCCGCATGGCGCCCCGCGGCCGCCACCACGTCTTGATGTACTCCTTGCGCTTTTCCCAGTACCGCGCCGACGCCGCGATGCCGAACACCACGTGCTGCAGCGTCGTTGCGGTGGCGGtgggggtggcggtggcggtgcggtTGGTGGTGGAGACGCGGGCGATGGTGGAATCGGGCGGGCagttggaggaggaggcggtggcggcggaggcgaggaggaggtggagggtgTAGAAGAAGTAGAGGGCGGTgagggggaggaggagcaggaggaggaagcggaggaaggAGCCGGTGGCGGTCTCCTTTCCGGCGCCGCCTCCCTTCATCCCTGGCGCcgtggctgccgccgccgcccgccggcgtgGTGGAGGTGGCAACGGTCGGCGGCAAATGCTGTTCCGGTTTGACTCTCGCCCTGGGCCGCGGCGGGTGGGGTGGATGGGGTAGACTGGTGGACTGAGTTGGTATCGGAGGAGGAGCGAGTGAGATTTGGGCGATTTACACGGTGCGTGGAGAGAGTGCCAGGTCGCCCATGGATCGGCCCCCGCGTGTTGATCTGCTTCTGGTTCTGGTTCTGGTTCTGGTTCGTGACCTTCTTGCGCCGCGCAGCTCCTACCTCGTCtcactcctcttctcttcctgtgGGTGCGGCGGAGTGGGTGTGGTTTGGCACCTTTCTTCCCGTGCCGGTGCTGCACTGCCTGCATGTCCCGTCGCTAATCAAGTTCATTTATTTCGTGCTTATTTAAGGAAAGGTGTTGTTTGTGGGTGATGATTACCTGCCCGTGACGACGCTGTTTTCTTCTTCTGCGTCACAGATGCGTATACGCGGACCGCTCTCTAGCTCTCCTCCCTCTACAAGTTTTGCTCCTCCTACGAAACACCGTGTCCGCAAGCTCTCTCTTCTCCCCTATCTCCTCCACAGTAAAGGCGACCAGGGGAGACTCGTTTTCCGGCGTTGGCTCCGGCGTCTTCCTCCCCCGAGGGCCTTGTGCTCGTCGGAGTGGAGGGAGGCGCCGGATCTGACGACCGGAGTTGTATAGCTGTAGGTTTGTAGGCCTAGTAGCTTAGGTTGTCGGCTGTCCGGTGCGGTGGCTTTGGCGGAGtcatcggcgtcggcggcggcgaataAAGGTGCTCCTGATCCCTCCTGGGTGTGGTTGGATCGGGAGCCAAGGTCTTCCGCCCGGGGAcgccgtggcggcggtggtgtcCTCGGTTCGGACTTTTGTTCTCCGGCTCCGCCGTCACAGTGGCGCATGCTCCGGCGCCACCGTGGAGTCTGGGAGTTTGTACAGGAGCTGGAGACTGGCGTCAAGGGCTTCCGTTATGTTCCAGGACGGAGTCCACAGCGGCGACTTCCAGTTGACGGGCGGACCAGTGCATCGTTTGCGGAAGATGGCGAGAGGTTCTGGCGTTCTCCTTCGACTTCACTCGGTGGAGGCGACCAAGCTGGAATCCAACGTTTTGTGCGGGGCGGTGCCCCGGCCGATGTGGCACAGAGGCTTAGTGCTCGTCGCTTATGGCGAGCTTCCCGTGCGGCTCACAAAGCAGAGTTCTGCGATAGTACAGCGCTGGATTTGGGTGTGTGGGGCTCCGTTTTTTCTtcctccggcgagcttcggcggtggttgttggtgacggatgaCGGCGGAGGGCACGAGGCTATCCAGGGTCTTCTGTGTAATCTTCCTTCTACTGTGGTCCTTTGTGCTACTGTACTGGGACACCTGTGTTTCTGGTGGTTTCCCCCGGTTTCGAGTGTGTGGTGTTGTAATCATCTTTGTTTTTAATGCATCGTgttgttctaaaaaaaaaaaagttttgctcCTCCTCTCTCCTTGACCGTGCCCGCCGACGGCCACTCCGCTGGATTAGCTTGCTGGAGTCGGTTTAGGTTTGGTGCCGGGCGTAGATTAGGTGTAGAtccttaggctgctcatagtaatttactccctccgtccacaaactccgtccacaaataagtgtacatctaggtttTTGGATAAGTCAAACTTGTTTAATTTTGACCAACTTATTATGAAAAATTATACGCATGTGTGACATTAGATTACTATATTATGAAACTACATTTCAAGGTGGATCTAGTGATACTAATCTAGTGTCATAAATGCTGCTACTTTTTCCTAAAAAGGTGGTCAAATGTAATAAAGTTTGACTTATCAAAaaacctagatgtacacttatttgtggacggagggagtagactagtaacatatgtcatgttagtctaagttactaccttcatagtagtGAGTACTAAATTAGATGTGGTTTCATGCAATGTgtcattaattatgttgtagactcatattgctttgatatgtatg includes these proteins:
- the LOC124675303 gene encoding uncharacterized protein LOC124675303, with amino-acid sequence MKGGGAGKETATGSFLRFLLLLLLPLTALYFFYTLHLLLASAATASSSNCPPDSTIARVSTTNRTATATPTATATTLQHVVFGIAASARYWEKRKEYIKTWWRPRGAMRGYVWLDRAVPDSNLSTSTTNLPALKISSDTAAFPYTHRRGHRSAIRISRIVSETFRLDLPNVHWFVMGDDDTVFFPDNLLAVLNRFDHRQPYYIGSLSESHLQNIYFSYGMAYGGGGFAISRPLAEALARIQDGCIRRYPALYGSDDRIQACMAELGVPLTKHPGFHQYDVYGDLLGLLAAHPVAPIVTLHHLDVVAPLFPNSPSRPAAVRRLFAGPVKLDPAGIMQQSICYDGANRWTVSVAWGFAVLVSRGVTSPREMEMPARTFLNWYRRADYTAYAFNTRPLARTPCHKPAVYYLTPDARGGGETTVTRYQRWRPANETRPPCRWNITDPDAHLDRIVVLKKPDPGIWDRSPRRNCCRVMSSPKGARKTMTIDVGVCRDGEFSQVV